The following coding sequences are from one Pseudomonas oryzae window:
- a CDS encoding carbonic anhydrase, producing MPEKNNPSTADEALGSIVDGFKRFRSEVFPAQEELFKKLATAQNPRAMFITCADSRIVPELITQSSPGDLFVTRNVGNVVPPYGQMNGGVSTAIEYAVVALGVRHIIVCGHSDCGAMKAVLNPQSLESMPTVKGWLRHAEVARTVVEQNFARCDCGQEHLELLTEENVVAQLNHLLTHPSVAARVASGQVFIHGWVYNIETSEIIAYDAASGRFLPLDGEVVPMATPRSRYNG from the coding sequence ATGCCAGAGAAGAACAATCCGTCGACTGCCGATGAGGCGCTGGGCAGTATCGTCGATGGCTTCAAGCGTTTTCGCAGCGAGGTGTTTCCCGCTCAGGAAGAGCTGTTCAAGAAGCTCGCCACGGCGCAGAACCCGCGCGCCATGTTCATCACCTGCGCCGACTCGCGCATCGTCCCCGAACTGATCACCCAGAGCTCACCGGGCGACCTGTTCGTCACCCGCAACGTCGGCAACGTGGTGCCGCCCTACGGACAGATGAACGGCGGCGTGTCCACCGCCATCGAGTACGCGGTGGTGGCGCTCGGCGTGCGCCACATCATCGTCTGCGGTCACTCCGACTGTGGCGCGATGAAGGCGGTGCTCAACCCGCAATCGCTGGAAAGCATGCCGACGGTGAAGGGCTGGCTGCGTCACGCCGAAGTGGCGCGCACCGTGGTCGAACAGAACTTCGCGCGCTGCGACTGCGGCCAGGAGCACCTGGAGCTGCTCACCGAGGAGAACGTGGTGGCCCAGCTCAACCACCTGCTGACCCACCCCTCGGTGGCGGCGCGGGTCGCCAGTGGCCAGGTGTTCATCCATGGCTGGGTGTACAACATCGAGACCAGCGAGATCATCGCCTACGACGCGGCAAGCGGCCGCTTCCTCCCCCTCGATGGCGAGGTGGTGCCGATGGCCACCCCGCGCTCGCGCTACAACGGCTGA
- a CDS encoding ABC transporter permease, with protein sequence MRLGDGLRLTAGALLGRPLRTLLTLLGVAIGIAAVTLLTAIGEGLRFYVLDTFSQFGTRIVAIHPGRTQTGGIGGLLASARPLTLADADALRRLAHVETVVPIIQGSGAIRFGQRSRSSDILGAGHQLAEAWRFRLALGRFLPEPRDGRSPPQAVLGHKVRRELFGNTNPLGELVRIGGTRFRVVGVMAEKGQMLGFDLDDVAYIPVDWAENLFNREGLMEINVMYRASTGSAVLAERIRAVLIERHGAEDFSLTTQDDMLASLDRILAILSAAVAGLGGISLLVGAVGILTIMTTTVGERSAEIGLLRALGAPPRQVLGLFLAEAVLLSLAGGLLGLLLLGGLLGTLHLAMPGLPLRPQPLFLLLALLLAGLVGILAGVAPALRAARLHPVDALRSE encoded by the coding sequence ATGCGCCTGGGCGATGGTCTGCGGCTGACCGCCGGCGCCCTGCTCGGCCGGCCGCTGCGTACCCTGCTGACCCTGCTCGGCGTGGCCATCGGCATTGCCGCGGTGACACTGCTCACCGCCATCGGCGAGGGGCTGCGCTTCTATGTGCTGGACACCTTCTCGCAATTCGGCACCCGCATCGTCGCCATCCATCCCGGGCGCACGCAGACCGGTGGCATCGGCGGTTTGCTGGCCAGTGCGCGGCCGCTGACCCTGGCCGACGCCGACGCCCTGCGCCGCCTTGCCCACGTCGAGACGGTGGTGCCGATCATCCAGGGCAGTGGGGCGATCCGCTTCGGCCAGCGTAGCCGCAGCAGCGACATCCTCGGCGCCGGTCACCAGTTGGCCGAGGCCTGGCGCTTTCGTCTGGCCCTCGGCCGCTTCCTGCCCGAGCCGCGCGACGGCCGCTCGCCGCCGCAGGCGGTGCTCGGTCACAAGGTGCGCCGCGAGCTGTTCGGCAACACCAACCCGCTCGGCGAGCTGGTGCGCATCGGTGGCACGCGCTTCCGGGTGGTCGGCGTGATGGCCGAGAAAGGCCAGATGCTCGGCTTCGATCTCGACGACGTGGCCTACATCCCGGTGGACTGGGCGGAAAACCTGTTCAATCGCGAGGGGCTGATGGAGATCAACGTGATGTACCGCGCCTCGACCGGCTCGGCGGTGCTGGCCGAGCGCATCCGTGCCGTCCTGATCGAGCGCCACGGCGCCGAGGACTTCAGTCTGACCACCCAGGACGACATGCTCGCCAGCCTCGACCGCATCCTCGCCATCCTCAGCGCGGCGGTGGCCGGCCTCGGTGGCATCTCCCTGCTGGTCGGTGCGGTGGGCATCCTCACCATCATGACCACCACGGTCGGCGAGCGCAGCGCCGAGATCGGCCTGCTGCGCGCGCTCGGCGCGCCGCCGCGGCAGGTGCTCGGGCTGTTCCTCGCCGAGGCCGTGCTGCTGTCGCTGGCCGGTGGCCTGCTCGGCCTGTTGCTGCTCGGCGGTCTGCTCGGCACCCTGCACCTGGCCATGCCGGGACTGCCGCTGCGCCCGCAACCGCTGTTCCTTCTCCTCGCGCTGCTGCTCGCGGGGCTGGTCGGCATCCTCGCCGGCGTCGCCCCGGCGCTGCGCGCTGCGCGCCTGCATCCGGTGGATGCGCTGCGCAGCGAGTGA
- a CDS encoding ABC transporter permease: MRVTDAVELWLGALRGHRSRSLMLLLAIGIGVLAVILLTGLAEGARTFVLDEFSLLGRNTLIVLPGRKETTGGVPPLTGLAPRDLTLQDAEAVARLPAVRRVAPLQAGLLEVTAGGRSREAFVLGTSRSFFALRQLAVSQGQLLPELALEQPAAVCVIGPSLRRELFGSRPVLGEWLRVGGRRFRVIGVLETRGESLGMDFAELLVIPVASAQALFDREGLFRLFAEVRSPAVLESGKRQIRTLLTERHEGEEDVTLISQDSMLAAFDDILATLGLALAGIAAISLLVAGVLIMNVTWIAVSQRTAEIGLLKALGATPAQVRLLFVGEAALLAVVGALAGLACGELLLWLARLLWDLPLLAPWWARGGALALALGTALAFAWLPAERAARLEPVTALRPAGAR, from the coding sequence ATGCGCGTCACCGACGCCGTCGAGCTGTGGCTGGGTGCGCTGCGCGGCCACCGCTCGCGCAGCCTGATGCTGCTGCTGGCGATCGGCATCGGCGTGCTGGCGGTGATCCTGCTCACCGGCCTTGCCGAGGGGGCGCGGACCTTCGTGCTCGATGAGTTCTCGCTGCTCGGGCGCAATACCCTGATCGTCCTGCCCGGCCGCAAGGAAACCACCGGCGGAGTTCCGCCGCTCACCGGTCTCGCTCCGCGCGACCTGACCCTGCAGGATGCCGAGGCGGTGGCGCGTCTGCCGGCGGTGCGCCGGGTCGCACCGTTGCAGGCCGGCCTGCTCGAGGTGACGGCCGGCGGGCGCAGCCGCGAGGCCTTCGTGCTCGGCACCAGCCGCAGCTTCTTCGCCTTGCGCCAGCTCGCGGTCAGCCAGGGCCAGTTACTGCCGGAGCTGGCCCTCGAGCAGCCCGCAGCGGTCTGCGTGATCGGACCGAGCCTGCGCCGCGAGCTGTTCGGCAGCCGTCCGGTGCTGGGCGAGTGGCTGCGTGTCGGCGGCCGGCGCTTCCGGGTGATCGGGGTGCTGGAGACCCGCGGCGAGTCGCTGGGCATGGACTTCGCCGAGCTGCTGGTGATCCCGGTGGCGAGCGCCCAGGCGCTGTTCGACCGCGAGGGCTTGTTCCGCCTGTTCGCCGAGGTGCGCAGCCCGGCAGTGCTGGAGTCCGGCAAGCGACAGATCCGCACCCTGCTCACCGAGCGCCACGAGGGCGAGGAGGACGTCACCCTGATCAGCCAGGACTCCATGCTCGCCGCCTTCGACGACATCCTCGCCACCCTCGGCCTGGCGCTGGCCGGTATCGCCGCCATCAGCCTGCTGGTCGCCGGTGTGCTGATCATGAACGTCACCTGGATCGCGGTCAGCCAACGCACCGCCGAGATCGGTCTGCTCAAGGCGCTTGGCGCCACCCCGGCACAGGTGCGCCTGCTGTTCGTCGGCGAGGCGGCCCTGCTGGCCGTGGTCGGAGCGCTGGCCGGTCTGGCTTGTGGCGAGCTGCTGCTCTGGCTGGCCCGCCTGTTGTGGGACCTGCCGCTGCTGGCGCCCTGGTGGGCGCGAGGCGGTGCACTGGCCCTGGCGCTCGGTACCGCGCTGGCGTTCGCCTGGCTGCCGGCCGAACGCGCGGCGCGGCTGGAACCGGTGACGGCGCTGCGCCCGGCGGGAGCGCGCTGA
- a CDS encoding ABC transporter ATP-binding protein, producing MIRLRGVTRCFRLGEQRVMGLDAVDLEVDAGEYLSVMGPSGSGKSTLLNVLGLLDAPDAGEYWLNGEPTAALDEERRAALRSRHIGFVFQSYHLIARLTAQENIELPMLLAGIPPVERRQRSGRLAERLSLGDRLAHRPGELSGGQRQRVAIARAMVMQPTLLLADEPTGNLDSHSGAEVVELLEELNAEGLTLLVVTHDAALGVRARRRLRMRDGRIVADSASAGAG from the coding sequence ATGATCCGCCTGCGCGGGGTGACCCGCTGTTTCCGGCTCGGCGAGCAGCGGGTGATGGGCCTGGATGCGGTCGACCTCGAGGTCGACGCCGGCGAGTACCTGTCGGTGATGGGCCCCTCCGGTTCGGGCAAGTCGACCCTGCTCAACGTGCTCGGCCTGCTGGATGCGCCGGATGCCGGCGAATACTGGCTCAATGGCGAGCCCACCGCAGCCCTCGACGAGGAGCGCCGCGCCGCTCTGCGCAGCCGTCACATCGGCTTCGTGTTCCAGTCCTACCACCTGATTGCGCGTCTCACCGCACAGGAGAACATCGAGCTGCCGATGCTGCTGGCCGGCATACCGCCGGTCGAGCGGCGCCAGCGCAGCGGCCGCTTGGCCGAGCGCCTGAGCCTCGGCGACCGCCTGGCGCACCGGCCTGGCGAGCTGTCCGGTGGCCAGCGTCAGCGCGTGGCCATAGCCCGCGCCATGGTCATGCAGCCGACGCTGCTGCTGGCCGACGAGCCGACCGGCAACCTCGACAGCCATTCCGGCGCCGAGGTGGTGGAGCTGCTCGAGGAGCTCAACGCCGAGGGGCTGACCCTGCTGGTGGTGACCCACGACGCCGCGCTCGGCGTCCGCGCCCGGCGCAGACTGCGCATGCGCGACGGACGCATCGTTGCCGACAGCGCTTCCGCAGGTGCGGGCTGA
- a CDS encoding efflux RND transporter periplasmic adaptor subunit, translating to MRKWVVAALVLLAAAVVVWWWQRPQPLPVTLLTVSRGPVESLVANSRAGTLKACRRSQLSFNLGAPVSERLVAEGDRVAPGQVLMRLRQDDQQARVAEAEARLLLQDNARQRQCAQADLDGREVARLRGLAERRLAAADLLDRAQTRARLSLLECEAASARIAEAEAALALQRALLDQKTLRAPFSGIVAEINGEVGEFVTPSPPGIPTPPAVDLIDDGCLYVEAPIDEVDAARVRLGLPVHISLDAFRGRIFAGTVTRIAPFVRELEKQARTVDIEARFSEPPADVALLTGYSADVEILIEQRADVLRVPSESLLDGHQVLRYDAERGVLRAVSVDTGLANWRWTEVRAGLAAGERILPSLEQEGLGDGAAVTPLDGAEPTR from the coding sequence ATGCGCAAGTGGGTGGTTGCAGCGCTCGTGCTGCTGGCAGCTGCAGTGGTGGTCTGGTGGTGGCAACGTCCGCAACCGCTACCGGTGACATTGCTGACCGTGAGTCGCGGGCCGGTGGAGTCGCTGGTTGCCAATAGCCGTGCAGGCACGCTCAAGGCCTGCCGTCGTTCGCAGTTGTCGTTCAATCTGGGCGCGCCGGTCAGCGAACGGCTGGTCGCCGAAGGCGATCGGGTGGCGCCCGGTCAGGTGCTGATGCGTCTGCGCCAGGACGATCAGCAGGCGCGGGTGGCCGAGGCCGAGGCGCGTCTGCTCCTGCAGGACAACGCGCGGCAACGTCAGTGTGCCCAGGCCGACCTGGATGGTCGCGAGGTGGCGCGCCTGCGCGGCCTCGCCGAGCGCCGCCTGGCGGCGGCCGATCTGCTCGACCGCGCCCAGACCCGGGCGCGGCTGTCCCTCCTGGAGTGCGAGGCGGCCAGCGCGCGGATCGCCGAAGCCGAGGCGGCCCTGGCCCTGCAGCGCGCACTGCTCGACCAGAAGACCCTGCGCGCGCCCTTCTCCGGCATAGTCGCCGAGATCAATGGCGAAGTCGGCGAGTTCGTTACCCCCTCGCCGCCGGGTATCCCCACCCCGCCGGCAGTGGACCTGATCGACGACGGCTGCCTGTACGTCGAGGCGCCGATCGACGAGGTGGATGCCGCGCGCGTGCGCCTCGGCCTGCCGGTGCACATCAGCCTGGACGCCTTTCGTGGTCGGATCTTCGCCGGTACGGTGACGCGCATCGCGCCCTTCGTTCGCGAACTGGAAAAGCAGGCTCGCACCGTCGACATCGAGGCACGATTCAGCGAGCCGCCCGCCGACGTTGCCCTGCTCACCGGCTACAGCGCCGACGTGGAGATCCTCATCGAGCAGCGTGCGGACGTGCTGCGGGTGCCCAGCGAGAGTCTGCTGGACGGCCATCAGGTGCTGCGTTACGACGCCGAGCGTGGCGTGCTGCGCGCCGTGAGCGTGGACACCGGGCTGGCCAACTGGCGCTGGACCGAGGTGCGCGCCGGCCTCGCCGCCGGCGAGCGGATCCTGCCCAGCCTGGAACAGGAAGGCCTCGGCGACGGCGCGGCGGTGACGCCGCTGGACGGTGCGGAGCCGACACGATGA